The following proteins are co-located in the Mesorhizobium australicum WSM2073 genome:
- a CDS encoding MraY family glycosyltransferase: protein MLISAACVCPFARLAKRIGAVATVKSDRWHTAGEVPRLAGPAILIAMSPWLPFEHILLLAVFCLIGALDDVRSLSAGAKAAALAGAAILAGIVTGLWWVPIVIWIACNAVNMLDHADGLAASATTASFLGLGGDIGMAGAGACLGFLCFNYPPARLFMGDSGSLLLGAAVVLLASTRGFDASLAWIAVPLIDAIFVTTRRLLQGRRPWIGGTDHLGHTLIRLGVNRQVLPAIYGAAALTAGLIFCCG from the coding sequence TTGCTCATATCGGCTGCTTGTGTCTGCCCGTTTGCGCGTCTGGCGAAACGCATCGGAGCGGTCGCGACGGTCAAGAGCGATCGGTGGCACACAGCAGGCGAGGTTCCCCGACTGGCAGGGCCTGCCATACTGATCGCGATGTCTCCGTGGCTTCCGTTCGAGCATATTCTTCTGCTGGCTGTTTTCTGCCTGATCGGCGCGCTGGATGACGTACGATCCCTTTCGGCCGGGGCAAAGGCGGCGGCGTTGGCTGGGGCCGCTATTTTGGCTGGCATTGTCACAGGTCTGTGGTGGGTGCCGATCGTCATTTGGATAGCTTGCAACGCCGTAAACATGCTCGACCATGCCGATGGGCTTGCAGCGAGTGCAACCACGGCCTCCTTCCTCGGCCTGGGCGGCGATATCGGCATGGCCGGCGCGGGGGCTTGCCTCGGGTTCCTTTGCTTCAACTATCCGCCCGCCCGCTTGTTCATGGGGGACAGCGGCAGTCTTCTCCTCGGGGCGGCAGTCGTGCTTCTTGCTTCGACAAGAGGTTTTGACGCCTCGTTGGCGTGGATTGCCGTCCCGCTGATTGACGCGATATTCGTAACAACTCGACGCTTGCTACAGGGGCGGAGGCCCTGGATCGGCGGCACCGATCACCTCGGTCACACGTTGATTCGGCTTGGTGTGAACCGTCAGGTTTTGCCTGCTATTTATGGGGCGGCGGCGTTGACGGCAGGGCTTATTTTCTGCTGCGGTTGA
- a CDS encoding NAD-dependent epimerase/dehydratase family protein, giving the protein MDNHSADTVEFGPQTHLLVTGGAGFVGSALVDMLLTRSCSVTVVDDLSNGLLGNLPAGHPRLTIRTFRVGDPAYHAAIRDEVGSADAVFHLASPIGVERAHKERFAVTSGILESGCSIVEACRLHRRPLLYTSSSEVYGSGRDRPITESDPVMTDLRPRWGYAAAKAAVEHLVAGLFFELGIPTWIVRPFNMAGPRQRSATGLVLPMFVNAALQGRPLVVHDDGEQRRAFLHVADAAEGLLLVMQCRSLQGRPVNLGGSEAVQIGNLARMVVDATKTNAPIVMKPSSAVFGERFAVTHDRVPDTSLLTTMTGWRALRSTKQTVADCIEHMRAERAMA; this is encoded by the coding sequence GTGGACAACCATAGCGCGGACACGGTTGAATTCGGCCCGCAAACGCATCTGTTGGTTACTGGCGGCGCAGGCTTCGTAGGGTCGGCACTCGTCGATATGTTGCTGACGCGCAGTTGCAGCGTGACCGTTGTCGATGATCTCTCGAACGGCTTGCTTGGCAATCTCCCCGCTGGTCACCCTCGGCTGACGATCCGTACCTTCAGGGTTGGCGATCCGGCTTACCATGCGGCGATCCGGGATGAAGTTGGCTCGGCCGATGCCGTGTTCCATCTGGCCAGTCCGATTGGCGTTGAGCGCGCTCACAAGGAACGCTTCGCCGTCACCAGCGGCATTCTCGAATCGGGCTGTTCAATCGTTGAAGCATGCCGGCTGCACAGGCGTCCCCTTCTTTATACATCGAGTTCGGAAGTTTACGGCTCCGGCCGGGACCGGCCAATCACAGAGTCGGATCCAGTTATGACGGATCTTCGACCGCGATGGGGCTACGCCGCCGCCAAGGCAGCTGTCGAGCATCTGGTTGCTGGACTGTTTTTTGAGTTGGGCATTCCTACTTGGATCGTTCGGCCGTTTAACATGGCCGGACCGCGCCAGCGCTCTGCGACCGGCCTCGTATTGCCAATGTTTGTCAACGCAGCGTTGCAGGGCCGACCCCTCGTGGTTCACGACGACGGCGAGCAGAGGCGTGCGTTTCTTCACGTAGCCGATGCCGCGGAGGGGTTGCTTCTTGTGATGCAGTGTCGGTCGTTGCAAGGCCGCCCAGTCAACTTGGGCGGCAGCGAGGCGGTTCAGATTGGGAATCTTGCAAGGATGGTGGTTGACGCCACCAAGACGAATGCGCCCATTGTAATGAAACCTTCCAGTGCGGTCTTTGGTGAGCGGTTTGCCGTAACGCACGACCGAGTGCCTGACACAAGTCTATTGACCACCATGACCGGATGGCGAGCACTGCGAAGCACCAAACAGACGGTGGCCGATTGCATCGAGCACATGCGTGCCGAGCGAGCAATGGCTTGA